The window attaatacacagaaatcccttgcattcctatacactaacaatgaaaaaacagaaagagaaattaaggaaacaatcccattcaccatcgcaatgaaaagaataaaatgcttaggaataaatttacctaaagaaacagaagacctatagagaaaactataaaacactgatgaaagaaatcaaagatgacacaaatagatggggaaacacatcatgtttgtggattggaagaatcaatatagtgaaaatgagtacactacccaaagcaatctatagattcaatgcaatccctagcaacctaccaatggtatttttcacagaactagaacaaatcatttcacaatgggtatggaaacacaaaaaacctcaaatagccaaagcaatcttgagaaagaatggaaccaAAGGAagcaatcttcctgacttcagactctactacaaagctgcagtcatccagacagtatggtactggcacaaagacagaaatatagatcaatggaacaaaaaagcacagagataaatccatgcacctatggacaccttatttttgacaaaggaggcaaaaatatacaatggagaaaacacaatctctttaacaagtagtgctgggaaaactggtcaaccacatgtaaaagaatgaaactagaacacattttaacaccaaacacaaaaataaactcaaaatggattacagatctaaatgtaagaccagaaactagaaaactcttagaggaaaacataggcagaacactctctgacataaatcacagcaagatcctctatgatccaccctccagagtaacagaaataaaaacaaaaataaacaaatgggacataattaaacttaaaagcttttgtgcaatgaaggaaacaataggcAAGGCAAAatggcagccttcagaatgggaaaaaataatagcaaatgaagcaactgacaaagaattaacctccaaaatatgCAAGTAGCTCGTGCAgcacaataccagaaaaatgaacccAATCAAAACGtcagccaaagaactaaacagacatttctccaaagacatacagatggctaataaacacatgaaaagatgctcaacatcactcattatcagagaaatgcaaatcaaaaccacaatgaggtaccatctcacactggtcagaatgaccgtcatcaaaaaatctataaacaataaatgctggagagggtgtagagaaaaggggacCTTCTTTTACTGTTCGTGggaatggagaacagtgtggagattccttaaaaaactggaaatagaactgccatatgacccagcaatttcactgctgagcatacacaccaaggaaagcaGAACTGAAAGACACacatgtaccacaatgttcactgcagccctgtttacaatagctaggacatggaagcaacatagatgtccattggcagacgaatggaagAGGAAGCtatggtacgtatacacaatggaatattactcagctataaagaagaacacatttgagtcagttctaatgaggtggatgaaacttgagcctattatacagagtgaagtaagccagagaaagaaacaccaatacagtatattaatgcttATATATGGAACTTATGGTGACAATGATCCTAtaagcaagacagcaaaagagacacagatgtaaagaacagacttttggactctgtgggagaaggtaagggtgggatgatttgagagaatagcattgaaacatgtatattaccatatgtgaaatagatgaccagtacaagtttgatgcatgaagcagggcactcaaagccagtgctctgggacaacccagagggatggggtgagagggagttggggggtgggttcaggatgggggggacacatgtgcagccatggctgattcatgctgatgtatggcaaaaaccacaatattgtaaagtaattatcttacaattaaataaataaaattttttaaaagaaaacttaataATGCTGATAGCAGTTCTCTGCAAATTGATTTACAGAGTCAACATATTCTATCAAAATTACAGCTGTCCTTTTTGTAGAAACTGGCAAGCTGATAGTGATATGGAAATGCAAGGGACCCAGAacagtcaaaacaatcttgaaaaagaataataaagttggaagactcacatttcctgattttaaaacttactacaaagctgcaaTAATCAGGACTGTGTGGCTTGCCATAAGGATAGCTATATAGGCCAATGCAACAGAAttgagagttcagaaataaacccatacgtCTAATAAAACCATACATCAACAAGAGtacctggggacttccctagtgatccagtggttaagactctaagcttccacagcagggggcctgggtttgatccctggtcagggaactaaagatccctgccatgccatgcagtgcagccaaaacaaaaccaataaataaatcttattaaaaaataaaaatgacagtatTTACTTAAATGGGGGAGGAacagtctttttaacaaatggtgctgagatagtcggagaaggcgatggcaccccactccagtactcttgtctggaaaatcccatggacagaggaacctggtaggctgcagtcatggggtcatgaagagtcggacacgactgagcaacttcactttcacttttcactttcatgtattggagaaggaaatggcaacccactctagtgttctttcctggagaatcccagggatgggggagcctggtgggctgccgtctatggggccgcacagagtcggacaagactgaagctacctaacagcagcagcagcagctgcagcagctgagATAGTGTatatctacatgcaaaagaatgagggAAACTTAACTTTCACTATATgcaaaaaagaactcaaaataatcaaagacctaaataaaagctaaaactataaaactcttagaagaaaacagagaaaaaaatctttgtgacTTAAGATGAGCAATGGTTtctaagatatgacaccaaagctgctgctgctgctgctaagtcgcttcagtcgtgtccgactctgtgcgaccccagagacggcagcccacaagcagccaaaaaacaaaaacagataaattggacttcatcaaaacaaaacacttttgtGCTATAAAACAATACCACCATGaatgtgaaaagacaacttacagaataagagaaaatatttataaatcaaatCTGATAAGGGTTtagcatccagaatatataagaaaTTCTTCaagctcaacaataaaaaggcaaatattCCAATaacaaatgggcagaggatctgaatagacatttctccaagaagacataaaaatggccaataagcttataaaaaatgaacatcattagtcattaaggaaatgcaattcaacaccacaatgagatatcacttcaaaATCACTAGAATggctatataaaaaaataaacaaataacaatTGTTTGTGAAGATGTGAAAAACTGGAACCCTTACACATTGCTGCTGGGAATATAAGTGGTATAGCAACTTAGGAGAAAATACGACAGTTCCTTGAAGAGCTAAACAGAGAGCATCTGCATGACCTAACAATTCCTTTCCTGGGTATATACCGAAAAGAACTGAAACATATGTTTAAGCAAAAcctgcacacaaatgtttataatggcattattcataataaccaaaaagcAGAACCAAGCCAATATCCATTAGTGCATgaacagataagcaaaatgtggcatatccatataatggaatgttATCCAGCCACAATAGGAAATGCTGCAACACGCAAGAGTTACCTGTTAATAGACTCACCTTATATAAGATGGAATCAACTTAATCTCAAAGCCTCCCTGGCCTCTGGCCTAGCTCTGGTTCTAGTAACAATTTCTGCCACAGTGGCATTAATGAAGAGAGTTAAGAAAGATCTAAATTTCATGCTTTAGAAACacgttttatttttatgaaaatatacaGATAGTGGTGAATGTAAAAGGCTAGCATatttaatatgtacatatatagcaTCTTAAAAAGGAGACTCGGTGGCATATCTTTGTGTTACATGTTATAATAGAATCATGGTCCCTTCAGAGGATTTTTGTTTGATTAACAGATACATTCTTGAATTTCTTCTTTATCCTTCTTGTTGACATCAGCCTCTCTGACAAATCCTGAAAACAGGAACATAAAGAGTAATACAAACACAAAGAATTTCCTTGGCTATTACAAATTTAACTCATGGCCTGGAAAAAGGAGATTTGCTGAGTCTTAAAGCAAGAAACTATattctctcctctctttttcttgctCATTTCTTATCATTCACCTTCATAGACATTACATTGTTATTTCTAAGGCCTTCTTTCTCCCTTCGTGATCATCCAGCTACTCCACGGAAACAACCTATTTCTTTGCGCTGGGACCAAAGGGGAATTTCCTATGCCTAAGAGTTACAGATGCTGAAACAAAGGGCTGACAAAGGCTTTTACACGCCTTACGTAAAGGGGTCTCTGTTGAGGCGGAAGCTGGCACTGTGAGAGAATGACAACTACCTCTAAAGCAAGGACTAATCCTCATATCTGCATGTCCGTTCTTATTTGGACATGCCTTTTAACTGCTTGTGAGTAAGAATCTGAGACTGTTCTTTATGTCTCTCagacaagagttccagaaaggaaTGCTTACTCTGTATTTCCAAATTTTGTTCAAAGGAGTTATTTTCCTCCAGCAATTCTCCCTCTATCCAAATTCTGGTCAGGCAGGTGTCAAAAGGTCTGATGATGTTGGTCAAggacatctttccatttcttattaCAAAGGCTTTAAGCTCAGAGACCCACTGGTGATAGACAGGGCAGGTCACACATCGGGAGAAGAACTccttaaagtactgaaaggaaaggaaggtCCATTAGCTCAGGGATTAGTACTTTCTTTCCTCCACTCCACTCCATCAGAACTTACTGCAGTTCCCACTCAGCACACTCAACTCAGGGCTGGGGGAACAGGAAGGAGTTACTGATGGTCAAGGAGGCCCAGAAAGTCTGTTCCCAGATACAGAGGACCTGGAATGTTTTAGACTCAGAAGGAAAGGATGTAGGGAAATGTGTCAAACTATAGACAAAGCCAGAGTGGTCTACTGAGAAGGGCTAAGCGTCAACATTTTAATGCCATTGGGTAGTAGCTTTTGCAAATCCAGTAAGAAATCCAGTCCTGATCTACATGCAAGAATATCTGGGAGGATACATGAGGTAGGTGGACAGAGTCTGTaggtggagggggaaaaaaggattcAAGGAGGAAAAAGAGACCAAGGCAGCAAGGAGAAGAGTAAGGGAGAGAAGCAGGTGGCAGAAAGAGTACCATGCCATAGGTGTTAGTTGAGGATAATGGAGACAGGTACCGTGAGGATTTGGTGGCGAGTCTCTGCGAGAGTTTGCAGGAAGACATCCTCTGGCATTTTCTGTAAAATTAGCACATGGCACTCTAGGAATCGGACAAAGCCATGGGAACCAAATAGTGAGGCATTGGTTCTTTTCACCAACTGGTGAGCCTTGGAGAAGTGGTACTCAAACTGATTCCACTGTGAGTCCTGGGCAAACCTGAAGGGAAAGAACCACAGCTCTCAGCTCTCTCCCCTAGTTGCCCACTATGGCTCCTCCACAGAACCGTCACTACTCTAAGGCTCTAAGATCTCCTTCAGTCAGATTTGTGATTCTGGTAAGGGGCCAAGGCTACTAACTCACGTGTAAGGAGGTTCAAAAGAAAACCAATGATATACAGCTTTGCCATGGATTATCTCACACTTAAATGTAACTCTAAACTGAACCCTTAATCTATGAACCCAAACCTCTTAAGGGACAAGAAGAACCCTCCCAATAATGTGGGGGGAAATGGGAGGTGAATGGTCTTTAGAAATGGGTTGGAGATGTGGAACCATCCTGCCTTGTAGGGCAAAGGCAATAGCTTAAATGAGTTCATGGTGTCTTCAAACTTACCCTTTCCCACAGCCCTGAGTAAGACTCTGATACCCTACATTACCACATGGCCAGAGAGGAGTGGACCCCCAGCATGACATTGCTCTGAGAATTTAGAATGCAGCTGTGCTCATAGTGTTGAATGAAATGCAGACATTCCCCAAAGGGCCGACACAGccatcctgtggacagagagagTAACCAGGCTAGTAGTATAAGCTGTCAACTATAAAGTGGTATATAAAGTGCGTGGTCCAGGGAAGGAGACACCATCTGAAAAGCAGGCACCCTGAATCACAATGTGGTTCCTAGACTTTAAGGAACAAGGGCCAGGAGCAGAGGCCATGCCCAAAGGTCAGGCCTATGAGTGCCTGTGTGCCAAACCTAGGGCCCCACCTGAGGTCTGAATCCCTCAGGAATACAGCAGAGCCCTGCACAAGATTTACCTTTTCCGTAGAGCAGCAGATCTAAGCAAGCAGAATAGAAGCAGGCCTGGCCAAGGACATCATGACTCTGGGAAATGAGCGTCCACTGACTCTCCAGCACGTGGACACATAGATCAAACCTGCCAAGAGACAGAGCCACTGGGACCAGCTGGAGAATGGGAAGGGCTGTACAGGAGAGGACGGGATCTTACACCTTCAAGGTGGCCTAACAGCCCCTAGATCTCCGTCCCGTAATTCTATTTACATAGAGAGCATCTGTGCCTGGGATCAGACCTATCTCTAAGCAAAGGAAGTGGGAAAATGACTCTGAAACCACTTCCAGGGTCTTGAACTATTGCAATTACCAACCTCCCTGCAGTAAAACGCATGCGCGGGGTGGAGGGAAGGGGGGGAATATCTGGTGCccagactctgcatttctactCCTGACCCCTCAAACTTAAGACGATGTTTCTGGAGGACTACCGGAGACAGTCCTGGCTGTGCAGACAAGACAGCTTCTCCCTCTCCACTCTAAACTGCTCTGGTAGGTCATAATCTCCCCTCTGAGGCAACAACtacaaaggacagaaaaggaTCTTAATACTTCTTCTTTAGAAATGCAGATCTGAAGAGAACTGAGAGAACCAGATTCTCCAGAGCTGGTTTCTTGAGGTGTCTGCATATCTCATGAGCTTGAAAACCTAAGGAGGTTAAAGAGCATCGTGAGGTCTAGAGGTGCGCCTGGCCTCTCCAAAAGCCCCAGGCCCACCAGCCCCAGGCCCCATTACCCAGCTTGATGGAGAAGTCGAGATGCCCAAGGCAGAGTTTGGTGTAGGCCAAGGCCTGCATGAGCTGGGCTGTGGCCAACAGTCCCTCCCTGGAGGACCAGCACAGGCTGCTTTTCTGAATGGCCAGCTGCTCACGGTGCAGCCACTTCTCCTTGTCACCCTCGTTCTGGGAGAACTGGGAGAGGGCCACATAGGTAGAGACAACCTGTGGGACAACAAACAAGGGGTGAATATCCAGACTGCACAGTCAGGCTGCAGCTCCAGCTCGTCCCTTTTCTGGTTAAGAGCCCCCGCGTGCCTGCTCTTCACTCTATGTGGCACTCCTGGGAGCCACTGCTCACCTCAACTCCAGCTATGAAAACACGCTCCTTCTCACCCCTACGTTTTTGATTTGACCATTGTCACTGCTTGTTCTTTAAAGAGCTTCCTCCATCTGccccttttcttttccccaatCCTAGACTTCCCCTTCAAAATGCTGCTCAAACTGCacctcttctgtttttctctaaatGAAGCCTCTAATTGCTCCTTAGAACTCTATAGAACTGCTGCCTAGATCTCTGTCATCAGTTGTATATTTAACATCATTTGATGACACTCTTGAAACTCTGTCTTTGTTATATTTCCAATATAAGTAGACTCTGTCACTcctcttctaagaattttccaaCAGCTTCTCATCTTCTTTGGAGTAAAAGCCAAAACAGTGGCCACAAGGCCTGCACCATCTGCCACCCCCTCCCTGGACTCTCTGACTTACCTCCTGGCTCTTTCTCTTCTCACTCCCCTCTAGTCACACTGGCCCCTGCACTACTCCTCAACACAGAGGGCAGGCCTTGTGCATTCACTCTGCCTTCCTCCTGCCCACTCTTCTCCCAGGTGGCCTCTTCTCCCACGTGGCctactttctcttctccttcagaTAGTTGCCCAAATACTACCTGCTCGGTGAGGCTTTCCCTACCACCTTATTAAAACTGCACCCCTAGTTCCCAGAACTCTATGTCCTCTGGCCTCTGCTTAATTTATTTCATTGCATTTATTATCACCTAACatacttaaagctcaacattaagaaaacaaagatcatggcatccagtcccaccacttcatgggaaatagatggggaaacagtggaaacagtgtcagactttatctttttgggctccaaaatcactgcagatggtgactgcagccatgaaattaaaagatgcttagtccttggaaggaaagttatgaccaacctaaatagcatattgaaaagcagagacattactttgccaacaaaggtccgtctagtcaaggctatggtttttccagtggtcatgtatggatgtaagagttggactgtgaagagagctaagcgccgaagaattgatgcttttgaactgtggtgttggagaagactcttgagagtcccttggactgcaaggagatccaaccagtccattctaaaggagatcagtcctgggtgttctttggaaggaatgatgctaaagctgaaactctagtgctttggctgcctcatgcgaagagttgactcattggaaaagactctgatgctaggagggattgggggcaggaggaaaaggggatgacagaggatgagatgactggatggcatcactgactcgatggacgtgaatctgagtgaactccgggagttggtgatggacagggaggcctgccgtgctgtgattcatggggtcgcaaagagtcggacacaactgagtgactgaactgaactgaactgaacatactaaATATTTCACTTATGTTTCCctggaactaagatccagtgtcTGGTACAGAGTAAGgaaaagtcgttcagttgtgttcgactctttgtgaccccatggactatacagtccatgaattctctagtccagaatactgcagtgggtagtctttcccttctccaggggatcttcccaacccagggattgaacccacattgcaggcgggttctttaccaactgagctatcagggaaatctGGTATAGAATAGGTGttcatcaaatatttgttgagcaaatgggtatatctatatatagacacTAAAATTAGGAAGACATATTTCCgtttcttctttttccctaaGTCAGCAAATCTTATCCTTATTTTTGGACCACTGGCTTGAGAATCTGATGGAAGCTATGACCCCTTCCCTACTTCTGATCACTCTTTTGTACACACAAATACACGCTAAGGTCAACATTCAATTCAGAGGGTACACAGATAGTATCATACATGAAAGCCTCCCTATAAACTGCAAACAGAACCCTGCTCAAACACACAATCAGCAATGTCCTGTTAAGTCTGGGTTACCGTGGAACCATGCTTAACCAGGGACTTGACAGGGTCTCTCCCCTAGCATTTTAGGTTTCTGAGTGAGGTCCAGAGGTAAAGCAAGGGCTTGCTTACCTGAGCTTCACCAGGAAACTCCTTGACTGAATTCTTCTGCATAAGAGTGGCCAGGCAGGCAAATCTGCGGCTGCTGGCTGTGGCCTCCAGGCTGTagagctgctggagaagggagagacagtGCATCTGCTGCTGCAGGACTGCCAGCTTCTTCTTCCTGGTGTGAAGCAAAGGGTGGTTAGCACACCCTTATCCTTTACCAGTGTCCaccagccttccccaaaagaaatcgGAGTCTACTCACCCACAGACTTCCAGACTCAGAAAGATTCCTGGGAGCCCACTACTTCTAACCTCATATGCTTTTCAAATTCATCCCTCTTGACCAAAAAGAAGTTTTCggagaggtttttaaaaaaaggttcatTCTTTGAATTGTTCTTTTGGTTGAACAGATTTCTTATAAATTATTACAGCTCGATAACTAGGCAGTGTTTAATATTATGTGTATATCTATCAGAGAAATGAcattaaattccatatatgtgtatgtgtacacacagtacacatatatgtatctttATTTGAAAAAGACAGGATAATACCATACTTCAAAGACAAAAGATGTACTCATTCTGCTACACTGAATTGGCCCAGAGTAAGGTAAATGAATGAGAACTGTTCATATGCTTGAAAAGAGGAGCCTTAGAGTCAAATAGGCAAAACTCCAGCCTAGGTCCAACTTTAGTTCTCTGTGACCCTAAATGGAACCAGGACAAGTTGGCAAAGCTTCTCACTTCTCACTAGGGTTGTTTCGAGGTTGACTCAGGGAACAGGAATACCAGCATTTTTCTAGAAATGTTTGGAAAATGACACCAAGCCAGGTCCAGGGAAAACTCCTTTTCAGCAGACGAAGGGCTCGCCTAGCCAGTTTTTTGGCCAGGGTGATCTGTCCCATGTTGAAACAGACCTGGAGACAGTAAAGTGAGAAACAGTAATGTAAACGTGAGAAGAGTACTAAGGACAAGGTTCTGGATACAACACACCAGCTCTTATTTTGGAATGCAAACCTGGGGCCCGAGGTGCCAGAGGGAGCAGAGTTAGAGCAGAACCTGGCCACGCTAACAAGTACCCGTAGAGCCATGAGCAAGCAAAGGAGTAAGAAAATGTAATTATGGAGAAAGCACTCTCCTTTCTCATCTCCCACACTTTTGTCAGTGAGTAGTAGAGAAAGGCTGTGATTTACAAAGTGATGCTGGGACTCACATGGGACTGTCTTTAGTTTCAGATGCCATGGAAAGCATCTGCGATATCACCAAATCTCATTCTCTTCATAAACAAGTTGTACCACCACAGTGTACGAGGATAGGAGCTGAGGAACTACCCTGAGGTTATCATATACCTTCATGCTCTGTGGCTAAATCTATGGCTAAGAAAGGAATCAAGTCTATGGTAATCTCTGAACAATCTTAAGAAGACTgcacaatggaaagaaataattatttaaaactttgcttccctggtggctcagatggtaaagaatctgcctgtggtgcaggaggcctgggtttgatccctgggtcaggaggatcccctggaggagggcacggcaacccactccagtattcttgcctggagaatcccatggacagagcagcctggcaggctacagtccatggggtctgaaagagtcagatatgactgagcgactaacactttcaaagacCTTTTGGTTGAAACACAAATAATACAACACTGTGGACTACTGTAATATTCCCTTTGGTGTCCAAAGGCTTTATCCACATTAGGTTTATTCTCCTAACCAAAGTATCTTAAGGTTTacactgaaattaatttttacttactttttaaaaattttaaactttggcTCTCCAACAAAAATCCCCCATAGTTTTATGGAGTCATTATTTATAAACTGATAGTCATTCCAACACATTTTGCTCTGTTGGATTTAATAGCAAGGAGGCTGGGAGAAGTTGCTGAGCTGTCCTGAGTTATTCATACAGAATAAATAGGTTTACTCCTATTTGTCCTTTGACAATGGAATGTCTCATGCCGTGCTTTCCCCAGAGTTTTTATTTGTCATACGAATCTTATTCCTTCAGGAAAACTTGTCATAGATGATACAGAATGATCTACAAggtacattatttatttattttttggctgcagtgcagccaaagatcttagtttcctgaccagggactgaaccctcccGCCCACTTGCCGCtggagtggaagcatggagtcttaaccactggaccaccagggaggttttATTTACTGTTAAAGCAAGATGTGGAATGGAGTACAGAGAGCTCCTATTTGTATTTAACAAAGGAAGTGGGTAgattatatacatttatgtatgcTGAGCCCCTCTGGCAAAATACATACAGCTATGTAACACTGGAGGGAGGACCCAGCAGCTGAGTGGTATAGGGTTGAGCGGGGAGAGTTTGAAAAGTACGCTCTTTTCcttctagctttattgagatatcttTCACAcataacattgtgttagtttaaggtgtacaacgtgatgatttctttaattgaaggacaGTGACATAtaatgttagttttaggtgtacagtatAATGTttcaatatatgtatacattgggAAATGATCGCTACAACAAGTTTAACATTTATCACCACatataattacaattttttttcttgtgataagaacttttaagatctactctcttagcaactttcaaatatacagtacggtattgttaactacagtcacAAGCTGTACGTCACGTTTCCAggacttataactggaagtttatatctTTTGATCACTTTCACCAACTTATCAACTGTGCTGGGGGTGACAAGGGATTAGGAAgtgctctttcactttctacaTGCATTTCTATGTTTTGAATTTAAATCACATTTATAATTGCTCACAAAAGGCAAAGAGACTTTAAAGGAAATAATAGGGTAATCCTTAAGGAGAAATACCGCAAAGTTCAAGGTTAATCCCTGCCCTCACCTCTGACTGGAGACGACAGAAAGTGGCTTCTTCAAACTGACAGATCTTCaccttgtgctttttaaaaaacgaGAATGCGGAGGGTTGGCCCAGAAGACTGCTTGCCTTCCTCAAATAAAAGAAggcctccaaacaagagaaggggaggagaaacTGGATTAGGATTCGGATGCCGCTAAGCGTGTGATAAGGACGGTGGCTGGACCAAGGCTATGAAGACTCTGAACTGTGGCAGGATTTAACTGGAAACGGGGAGCTGGACTGGCGGGAGGTGTCGAGGCAGCTTCAGCAGCACACGGTGCTCTTCACTGCCACGCTTCCGCTTCGCACACTCTCCTAGACCCCTTAcagctccttcctctctcccactTTCCTCCATTTTTTCATACTTGTTGGTAAGAAATCCCAATCAAATCCCCCCAAGTCGTAGGGCTCAGCTCAGGGGTAGAGAGCAGAGCTTGCTTACCATGTAATTATCTGACAGATCCAAGGAGGCAGCGGCAGATTCCAGCAGGTAATAAAATGCACAAGCGGTTTCTCCAATGACCAGGCAGTGCTGGGTGAGGGGCGAGAGCACGAACTTCAGGACTTCCCTACAGTGGCAGGGCTTCGTGGCCAACATGCCTTTCTTGGGGTTGGTCTGAGCCAGTTTCCTGTTCACTTTATCCAGGAACTCTTCCTCTGTTCTTTGTGGAGAGAAGACGAAGAGCTAACAGTGGCCATACAGCACCCACTTTTGCTGAGGCATTACCAGGTCCAAAAGCCACTTTGTCTGGGAGGCTTTCCTTTATGATTCATTAATCCTATGTCAATCCTTCTCCTCCACTGATCCACAAGGTTTTGAAAGACAGGGACTTTGTTCTTAATGGCAAAGCCCTATTAGGGAGTTTTAAAAACCTAAAGCCAAACTAAGTACCTCACAAACGAAATGGGGAAAAGACCACATCTCAAGAGTAAACTAACACTGTGCTccatgaaaacataaaaatgatacaaagcaaTAAGTAATAATAAATTTATCTATCAGCCCATTTGAACTCTAT of the Bubalus kerabau isolate K-KA32 ecotype Philippines breed swamp buffalo chromosome 3, PCC_UOA_SB_1v2, whole genome shotgun sequence genome contains:
- the LOC129645912 gene encoding adenylate cyclase type 10-like, producing the protein MEVLEFGVPLLREGAWELWPKAQQTALHLECACFLRDLACRCGSCHGGDFVPFHRFAICSTKSSSRTSRFCSYKDTGSILTQVITDRLQLPSPQDTFQFQTESSRNQEAFTREYCRTEEEFLDKVNRKLAQTNPKKGMLATKPCHCREVLKFVLSPLTQHCLVIGETACAFYYLLESAAASLDLSDNYMAFFYLRKASSLLGQPSAFSFFKKHKVKICQFEEATFCRLQSEVCFNMGQITLAKKLARRALRLLKRSFPWTWLGVIFQTFLEKCWYSCSLSQPRNNPSEKKKKLAVLQQQMHCLSLLQQLYSLEATASSRRFACLATLMQKNSVKEFPGEAQVVSTYVALSQFSQNEGDKEKWLHREQLAIQKSSLCWSSREGLLATAQLMQALAYTKLCLGHLDFSIKLGFQAHEICRHLKKPALENLVLSVLFRSAFLKKKFDLCVHVLESQWTLISQSHDVLGQACFYSACLDLLLYGKGWLCRPFGECLHFIQHYEHSCILNSQSNVMLGVHSSLAMWFAQDSQWNQFEYHFSKAHQLVKRTNASLFGSHGFVRFLECHVLILQKMPEDVFLQTLAETRHQILTYFKEFFSRCVTCPVYHQWVSELKAFVIRNGKMSLTNIIRPFDTCLTRIWIEGELLEENNSFEQNLEIQRFVREADVNKKDKEEIQECIC